The following proteins come from a genomic window of Brevibacillus antibioticus:
- a CDS encoding YheC/YheD family protein, whose translation MLQQRSGWLTILPSGRWFVQLPRLVFKRSPKPLVASLGPFSHTKRIYAGLPRVQASRIRTRINWKMAGDSLKLGPLFGILTVGEGATFLGNRENFKDITQSGKQWGALVYVFTPQGINWEKKKVRGYLYNNRLNSWQEVILPFPHVVYNRIPTRKAERRPEVRRALNRIHEMPNVTLFNRGFFDKQQLFTMLESHLEVQAFLPETKQLDTLAHFRSFCTKHRFVYLKPVRGKAGQGIMRIDFKNDKWFLQRLKEQKAITRRFSNLNDVWKHIRLHVKQQKYIMQQGIRRAHYNGKPFDVRVLVQKDGEGEWSVTGIGIRRSGSQSITTHVPRGGSIHSLSTVMQALYKNNHEQMERHIHDTALAIARSLNAEWTDLAEMSMDLGLTEEGKLWLFEANAKPEKFDEPSIRRLSLANLIHYAQHVSHLQSKQGNAAG comes from the coding sequence ATGCTTCAGCAGCGCTCCGGGTGGCTGACGATCCTCCCTAGCGGTAGATGGTTCGTACAGTTACCACGGCTAGTCTTTAAACGCTCGCCAAAGCCACTGGTCGCCAGTCTCGGTCCCTTTTCTCATACGAAACGGATATACGCTGGTTTACCCCGCGTGCAAGCAAGCCGTATTCGTACACGCATTAACTGGAAAATGGCGGGCGACTCCCTGAAGCTTGGCCCATTATTTGGCATATTGACCGTTGGTGAAGGGGCAACATTTTTAGGAAATCGCGAGAACTTCAAGGATATTACTCAATCGGGAAAGCAATGGGGTGCACTCGTATATGTGTTCACTCCACAAGGAATCAATTGGGAGAAGAAAAAGGTGCGCGGCTATTTGTACAACAATCGTCTAAACTCGTGGCAAGAGGTGATTCTACCTTTCCCCCATGTGGTTTACAACCGAATTCCGACGAGAAAAGCAGAACGGCGACCGGAAGTCCGGAGAGCATTGAACCGTATTCATGAGATGCCAAATGTCACATTGTTTAATCGCGGCTTTTTTGACAAGCAACAGCTGTTTACGATGCTTGAGTCCCACCTGGAAGTGCAAGCTTTTTTACCGGAGACGAAACAGCTGGACACCTTGGCTCACTTTCGAAGCTTTTGCACAAAACATCGCTTTGTCTACTTGAAACCTGTGCGCGGTAAAGCTGGTCAGGGAATTATGCGCATTGATTTCAAAAACGATAAGTGGTTCCTGCAACGGTTAAAGGAGCAAAAGGCCATTACTCGCCGCTTTTCCAATTTGAATGACGTGTGGAAGCATATTAGACTTCATGTCAAACAGCAAAAGTACATTATGCAGCAAGGCATCCGTCGTGCCCATTACAACGGCAAACCTTTTGATGTGCGCGTCCTCGTACAAAAAGATGGCGAGGGCGAGTGGAGCGTAACAGGAATTGGCATCAGAAGGTCTGGCTCACAAAGCATCACCACTCATGTGCCACGCGGCGGCTCGATCCACTCGTTATCAACCGTTATGCAAGCCTTGTATAAAAATAATCACGAGCAAATGGAAAGACACATTCACGATACGGCGCTTGCCATCGCACGGTCTTTAAATGCAGAATGGACGGATTTGGCTGAGATGTCGATGGACCTTGGCTTAACAGAAGAAGGAAAGCTATGGCTCTTTGAAGCGAATGCAAAGCCGGAGAAATTCGATGAACCATCGATTCGACGATTATCGTTAGCGAATTTGATCCACTACGCACAGCATGTCTCCCACTTGCAAAGCAAGCAAGGGAATGCCGCCGGATAA
- a CDS encoding MFS transporter, producing the protein MKFHLFANPNFSLFLFRHSTSEFGTICMSVAFALYILALTGSAGKFASILALGVIPQILLGPFAGVWADRLDKRKLLCSIDLIYGIFLLSLFFFSLFQPIKETMIYVAVLFFSVCNLLAVPAYTTLLQHVVKKTELTDAIALDSTVVESVRVLAPLIGTLLYTMSGIGAVFLLNAVLSLSSAASTYFMKLPSIPRASSSSSIIKELQEGLQIFTTDLRISSLVLNGLFTHIFLFPFVMIGFPYMIKQVFGGSDIDFGLVESAQTMGSVCSIIGVILLKKRFSVSHSIGIGLIGIVAAVFPLLLLGSNSFLELLQTSPFAVVLFYSLVSYFLFSMFNIYGVFFRTFYQQTIESHMLGRFISVMVMLFAVGRLIGFQLYGALFDSIELVYAVFVLGVGMLAKIFIHIPFLRMEKRRRASCPNSTAENE; encoded by the coding sequence ATGAAATTTCATTTGTTTGCCAACCCGAATTTCTCATTGTTTTTGTTTCGCCATTCTACCAGCGAGTTTGGAACGATCTGCATGAGCGTTGCCTTTGCCCTGTACATCCTGGCACTCACAGGATCAGCAGGAAAATTTGCTTCCATACTGGCGCTGGGGGTAATCCCGCAAATCCTGCTCGGTCCATTTGCAGGTGTATGGGCTGATCGACTGGACAAGCGAAAGCTGCTTTGCAGCATCGATCTCATTTACGGTATTTTTCTGCTGTCGCTGTTCTTTTTCTCGCTGTTTCAGCCCATCAAAGAAACGATGATTTATGTGGCCGTTCTATTTTTTTCTGTATGCAATCTACTGGCAGTTCCCGCGTATACTACACTCTTGCAGCATGTGGTGAAGAAAACAGAATTGACTGACGCTATCGCTCTGGATAGTACTGTCGTGGAGAGCGTTCGTGTCCTTGCTCCACTCATTGGCACACTACTGTATACTATGAGCGGAATTGGAGCCGTCTTTTTACTAAACGCGGTACTTTCCTTGAGCTCAGCAGCATCCACGTATTTCATGAAGCTTCCTTCGATTCCAAGAGCATCCAGTTCTTCTTCGATTATAAAGGAACTACAGGAAGGTTTACAGATTTTCACCACAGATCTTCGAATTAGTTCACTTGTACTGAACGGTCTTTTTACCCATATCTTTCTCTTTCCTTTTGTCATGATTGGCTTCCCGTACATGATCAAACAGGTATTTGGTGGATCGGACATCGATTTCGGACTGGTCGAAAGTGCACAAACTATGGGCTCCGTCTGCTCGATTATTGGGGTGATCCTTTTAAAGAAACGCTTTTCCGTCTCCCATAGTATTGGTATCGGTCTGATCGGGATCGTTGCAGCGGTCTTTCCCCTACTGCTCTTGGGCAGTAATTCTTTTTTAGAGCTCTTGCAAACCTCTCCGTTTGCCGTAGTCCTATTTTATTCATTGGTAAGCTATTTTCTGTTTTCCATGTTCAATATCTACGGTGTATTTTTCCGTACCTTCTATCAGCAAACCATCGAATCACATATGCTGGGACGGTTTATTTCCGTCATGGTCATGCTGTTTGCTGTGGGCAGGCTGATCGGTTTTCAACTATACGGAGCGCTATTCGACTCAATTGAATTGGTTTATGCAGTATTTGTTTTGGGCGTAGGCATGCTGGCTAAAATCTTCATTCACATCCCTTTTCTGCGCATGGAAAAAAGAAGGCGCGCCTCTTGCCCCAACTCAACCGCAGAAAATGAATGA
- a CDS encoding DRTGG domain-containing protein — translation MATKHEQILQHIDRLPIGSKISVRQIAKDLDVSEGTAYRAIKEAETQGYVSTIERVGTVRIEKKQKENIERLTFAEVVNIVDGHVQAGREGLHKTLNKFVIGAMQLEAMMRYIDAGSLLIVGNRYQAHKIALQQGAAVLITGGFDTSEEIKQLADRLALPIISSSYDSFTVASMINRAIYDRLIKKEIVMVEDILKPLAETPVLLTSDSVAKWHQYTELYQDTRFPVVDEQMRLIGIVTSKDIIGHEETAMIDKVMTKNPITTSPRVSVASSAHTMVWEGIELLPVVDNHRKLVGVLSRNDVLKALQFTAKQPQMSETFPNLIMSHFREERQADEMVYLGDVSPQMTNHLGTIASGIMTTVMVEAACNLLRHHRRGDMVPENITVYFLKPVQMESHIEVKPRLLDISRRFGKVEVSVFHGEQLVGQAMITAQIIER, via the coding sequence ATGGCAACGAAGCATGAACAAATCTTGCAACATATTGATCGCCTTCCGATCGGTTCGAAGATTTCCGTGCGGCAGATCGCGAAAGACCTGGATGTGAGTGAAGGGACTGCATACCGCGCGATCAAGGAAGCGGAAACGCAAGGATACGTCAGCACGATTGAGCGTGTCGGTACGGTGAGAATCGAGAAGAAGCAAAAGGAAAATATTGAACGTTTGACCTTTGCGGAGGTTGTGAACATCGTCGATGGTCATGTGCAAGCTGGACGTGAAGGCTTACACAAGACCTTGAATAAATTTGTAATAGGGGCCATGCAGCTCGAAGCCATGATGCGCTATATCGATGCCGGGAGTCTCTTGATTGTCGGTAACCGCTATCAGGCGCATAAAATCGCTTTGCAGCAAGGGGCTGCTGTATTAATTACCGGGGGATTCGATACAAGCGAGGAAATCAAGCAGCTGGCTGACCGCTTAGCGCTGCCAATCATCTCCTCCAGCTACGACTCCTTTACGGTAGCTTCGATGATTAACCGTGCCATTTACGATCGCCTGATCAAAAAAGAAATCGTAATGGTAGAGGATATTTTGAAGCCGCTTGCAGAAACGCCTGTCTTATTGACATCAGATTCTGTTGCCAAGTGGCACCAGTATACGGAGTTATATCAGGACACGAGATTCCCCGTTGTTGATGAGCAGATGCGACTGATCGGGATTGTTACCTCCAAAGACATCATCGGCCATGAAGAGACTGCAATGATCGACAAGGTCATGACGAAGAACCCGATCACGACCTCGCCGCGGGTATCCGTAGCTTCATCTGCGCACACCATGGTGTGGGAAGGAATCGAGCTATTGCCTGTCGTAGACAATCATCGCAAGCTCGTAGGGGTCTTGAGCCGCAACGACGTGTTAAAAGCGCTGCAATTTACCGCGAAGCAACCACAGATGAGTGAAACATTCCCGAATCTGATCATGTCGCATTTCCGTGAGGAGCGTCAGGCAGATGAGATGGTCTATCTGGGGGATGTGAGCCCTCAAATGACCAACCATCTCGGTACGATTGCCAGCGGAATCATGACGACGGTCATGGTCGAGGCTGCTTGTAACCTGCTGCGCCACCATCGTCGAGGTGACATGGTACCGGAAAATATCACCGTCTATTTCCTAAAGCCAGTCCAGATGGAAAGTCATATCGAAGTAAAGCCGCGACTTTTAGATATCAGCCGACGCTTCGGAAAAGTCGAAGTATCCGTATTCCACGGCGAACAGCTCGTGGGGCAGGCCATGATTACTGCGCAAATTATTGAGCGTTAA
- a CDS encoding YheC/YheD family protein, which yields MSYIPTIVVENEIISEVDLYLPQAHLRKWNLSTPSTIAVQFGSKTVSTRVGGWERGGKTSGKTFIRPSLAQSLYLPRGVPLLVRYDASQKTIVFGPYVGVLVSSYNAALSAPFGHLNSFFQEMSDITRKRGGILCVFRLQDVNWDAGIVRGLVRKGGVWRQTVLPLPQCIYNRLVSRQRERSEQMANWVQRCKDASIPFFNERFLNKWHVHAALENQPTASEHLPSMVRYLNQEDLRQMLSTYRTIYAKPANGSMGRGIIRVRSSPVGYQLAFPGGLRKSFASIQGLHQYLQKRTKGTSYLLQQGLPLIGIQGRPTDFRVLVQKDRKGEWSVTSMVARLGLNRIVSNISRGGQMMTPLQALRVCGPRVSAIRPSPQTLNAVALKLAILLEESLPGQYAEFGIDLGVDVHGQVWLLEVNSKPSKSAKTVPLPEGAEELPRRARPSVIRMLDYSAFLSGFPRTIQPKKTIKRRPKRNKNRRR from the coding sequence ATGTCCTACATTCCAACAATCGTTGTCGAAAACGAGATAATATCGGAAGTAGACCTTTACCTGCCCCAGGCGCACTTGCGCAAATGGAATCTTTCAACACCGTCCACCATTGCGGTCCAATTTGGGAGCAAAACCGTTTCCACACGCGTAGGCGGTTGGGAACGGGGAGGCAAAACCTCGGGTAAAACCTTCATTCGACCATCTTTAGCTCAATCACTTTATCTGCCCAGGGGCGTTCCACTCTTAGTCCGTTATGATGCGAGTCAGAAAACAATCGTTTTCGGGCCGTATGTAGGTGTTCTTGTTTCAAGCTATAATGCAGCGCTCTCGGCACCGTTTGGACATCTAAACTCTTTCTTTCAGGAGATGTCCGATATCACCCGTAAACGCGGAGGAATCCTTTGCGTATTTCGGCTTCAGGATGTCAACTGGGATGCAGGAATCGTACGCGGCCTCGTTCGAAAAGGCGGCGTCTGGAGACAAACTGTACTTCCGCTTCCACAATGCATTTACAACCGGCTCGTATCCCGCCAACGCGAACGAAGTGAACAGATGGCCAACTGGGTTCAACGCTGCAAGGACGCTTCCATTCCCTTTTTTAACGAGCGTTTTTTGAATAAGTGGCATGTACACGCCGCTCTCGAGAATCAACCGACAGCCTCCGAACATCTTCCCAGCATGGTTCGCTATCTGAATCAGGAAGACCTGCGGCAAATGCTATCTACCTATCGCACTATTTATGCAAAACCAGCTAACGGCAGCATGGGGCGCGGGATCATTCGAGTTCGAAGTTCGCCCGTGGGATACCAGCTCGCGTTCCCCGGAGGATTGCGCAAATCATTTGCTAGCATTCAGGGCTTACATCAGTATTTGCAAAAAAGGACAAAGGGCACATCCTATTTGCTGCAGCAAGGGTTACCGTTAATCGGCATCCAAGGACGACCGACAGATTTTCGTGTATTAGTACAAAAAGACCGAAAAGGCGAATGGTCCGTCACTTCCATGGTCGCTCGCCTGGGATTAAATCGCATTGTTTCCAATATATCCAGAGGCGGGCAGATGATGACTCCCCTTCAAGCGCTGCGAGTTTGTGGTCCACGGGTGAGCGCGATTCGACCATCGCCCCAAACGTTAAACGCAGTAGCACTTAAGCTCGCGATCCTTTTAGAAGAATCACTGCCTGGGCAGTACGCAGAATTCGGAATTGATCTGGGAGTCGATGTCCATGGACAGGTGTGGCTATTGGAGGTCAACAGCAAGCCATCCAAGTCAGCCAAAACAGTTCCATTGCCTGAGGGTGCCGAAGAGCTGCCTCGGCGTGCACGCCCTTCTGTCATTCGCATGCTGGATTATTCCGCCTTTCTAAGCGGTTTTCCCCGGACCATTCAGCCAAAAAAGACGATAAAAAGAAGGCCGAAGCGCAACAAAAACAGGCGAAGGTGA
- a CDS encoding DUF445 domain-containing protein has translation MNTWILLVNIAVGSVIGGVTNELAIRMLFKPVKPWYIGRWKVPFTPGLIPRRRDDIAIQMGRLVEEHLLTTEGVKRALNQSGLESTLTGWMNTFARDWMTDERTLRQALLTVMPQLFKEDGTWSEGVRAPIEAKWGAFVEQVLTQYEEKKLRELVTDNGRERLDAALGSVSELLLKRFREYLHSPEGQQTLQNMVRGLLGGGGGMFGGLVGMFLGDDKILGKILPYLDELLQSRELSERVHYFLHKEADKLLDKNVGEVVAWIGRDQVDDWARTLFAKLEEQSLRIVDEPLSRLTAPISETVTTELVPRLAKWMVDTLQQNIERIFSRLAIRDIVTRQVEGFPIERIEEMVVGISGKEFRMITVLGFILGGIIGLVQGILANLLS, from the coding sequence ATGAACACTTGGATATTATTAGTGAACATTGCAGTAGGCTCTGTCATCGGTGGCGTGACGAATGAGTTAGCCATCCGAATGCTGTTTAAACCAGTAAAACCGTGGTATATAGGCAGATGGAAAGTGCCTTTTACTCCGGGATTAATCCCAAGAAGACGGGACGATATCGCAATACAAATGGGCAGACTTGTCGAAGAACATTTGCTGACGACAGAGGGGGTCAAGCGTGCGCTGAACCAAAGTGGTTTGGAGAGCACACTGACGGGATGGATGAACACCTTCGCTCGCGACTGGATGACAGATGAGCGTACACTACGTCAAGCATTGCTCACGGTGATGCCACAGTTATTTAAGGAAGACGGAACGTGGAGTGAGGGTGTTCGTGCGCCTATCGAGGCGAAATGGGGCGCCTTTGTCGAACAGGTTCTGACACAATATGAGGAGAAAAAACTGCGAGAGTTGGTTACGGACAACGGACGCGAGCGTCTGGATGCTGCACTTGGCAGTGTGAGCGAACTACTCTTGAAACGTTTCCGTGAATATTTGCATTCCCCGGAAGGCCAGCAAACCTTGCAAAACATGGTTCGCGGATTGCTCGGTGGAGGCGGAGGCATGTTTGGTGGCTTGGTCGGGATGTTTCTTGGGGATGACAAGATTTTGGGCAAGATTCTCCCGTATCTCGATGAGCTTTTGCAAAGCAGAGAGCTTTCGGAACGCGTCCACTACTTTTTGCATAAGGAAGCGGACAAGCTCTTGGACAAAAATGTGGGAGAAGTGGTTGCCTGGATTGGACGAGATCAAGTGGACGACTGGGCGCGGACGCTTTTTGCCAAGCTGGAGGAGCAAAGCTTGCGCATCGTGGATGAGCCTTTGTCTCGTTTGACAGCGCCTATTTCTGAGACGGTGACAACGGAACTCGTTCCCCGTTTGGCCAAATGGATGGTGGATACGCTGCAACAAAACATAGAGAGAATATTTTCGCGCCTAGCCATCCGGGATATTGTTACCCGGCAAGTAGAGGGTTTCCCGATTGAAAGAATTGAGGAGATGGTCGTCGGGATCTCAGGCAAGGAATTCCGCATGATTACCGTGCTCGGATTTATCCTTGGCGGGATTATTGGGCTTGTCCAAGGTATATTGGCAAATTTACTCAGTTAA
- a CDS encoding YheC/YheD family protein, producing the protein MTATARSLGIMARCQGSHFVDKGYYKKLTLYGRKHGIRVFVFSPRKVNFSSRIVKGFEYRNGSWHEKDFPIPAFIYDRCFVGPSYRHYKPFVEKLQNDRNITFLGHGLSGKWQVHQMLAKSPLLAPLLPPTEIFSYPVLHATLEKYGAAIIKPMAGTHGIGVVRIKEMRTGYEASGRNRENKPFTRRIRDTAGLKSFVSVFTAGRKFLVQPYLELHTPDGTPFDVRVLVQKNGLGKWGTTGKAVRLGDKRSITSNLHGGGKATPLASFLPLHFTSAKAARIEQTINRVAEELPRFLEESHGRLVELGIDIGIDTAGNVWIIEVNSRPGRNVFRMIDDPTAQLHSITQPVRYAHYLMKERVGG; encoded by the coding sequence ATGACAGCAACCGCGAGAAGTCTTGGTATCATGGCCCGGTGCCAAGGCTCCCACTTTGTAGACAAAGGGTACTATAAAAAGCTTACGCTCTATGGACGCAAGCACGGCATTCGCGTCTTCGTTTTTTCACCACGTAAGGTTAACTTTTCCAGCCGTATCGTAAAAGGCTTCGAATATCGCAATGGATCCTGGCACGAGAAAGATTTCCCAATCCCCGCCTTTATTTATGATCGTTGCTTTGTAGGCCCATCTTATCGCCACTATAAACCATTTGTGGAAAAGTTGCAAAACGATCGCAACATTACGTTTTTGGGGCATGGTCTGTCTGGAAAATGGCAGGTACACCAGATGCTCGCGAAGTCTCCTCTCCTCGCCCCGCTGCTACCACCTACTGAAATATTCTCATACCCTGTGCTCCATGCCACCTTGGAAAAATACGGGGCAGCCATCATTAAGCCGATGGCGGGAACTCACGGTATTGGCGTCGTGAGAATCAAAGAAATGCGCACAGGCTATGAAGCTTCTGGACGAAATCGAGAAAATAAACCTTTCACCAGGCGAATTCGTGACACTGCTGGATTAAAAAGTTTTGTCTCTGTCTTTACTGCCGGCCGCAAGTTCCTGGTACAGCCCTATTTGGAGTTGCATACCCCGGATGGTACCCCATTCGATGTCCGTGTTCTGGTTCAAAAAAACGGGCTAGGTAAATGGGGGACAACTGGCAAAGCTGTGCGCCTGGGAGACAAACGCAGTATCACCTCCAATTTGCACGGAGGAGGGAAAGCTACACCTCTGGCCTCTTTCCTGCCCCTTCACTTCACATCCGCAAAAGCGGCACGCATCGAGCAAACAATCAACCGAGTGGCGGAAGAACTTCCCCGTTTTTTGGAAGAGTCACACGGCAGACTCGTTGAGCTGGGAATCGATATTGGCATCGACACCGCAGGTAATGTTTGGATCATCGAGGTAAACAGCAGACCAGGGCGAAACGTTTTTCGCATGATTGACGACCCAACTGCACAACTGCATTCGATTACTCAGCCTGTTCGCTACGCCCACTATCTCATGAAAGAGCGTGTAGGAGGTTAA
- a CDS encoding YheC/YheD family protein codes for METFRMRLRFLSNPRISGIILPATLFQQLQLRQRQKIKVLLGKKEVVATVLQDKRNPDANVMKVTTLLQTELGIPHPGLIQLKLEGSALRIGPSIGIVTTGIRRDPKQPIGSRTSFFYNLLQAQEGKGVFYYIFSPTDVDWESNTVKAWFLRRSKSGGYFWKKHVTAMPDVVYDRIPSRSAEKHEAVQEFKYRLASYPNLPMFNQGFFNKWGVHQLLYPNPEVNEHIPETYTSPSLTTVRNLLRKYPIVYLKPKNGSLGYGIVKVVRQAGGGFTASYHTSSGNVKRQFSKLSSLYQHVFRSRRVSAYLAQQGISLMTFHGRPFDFRVHLHKNQQNEWVVSCTAAKVAGSGSVTTHVRTGGTVIPGDDLLQHLFGRQKALMTQRVSDASIRLATAIELAKGIDLGELGLDMGIDTQGHVWMFEANSKPGRSIFKHARLKQADHESRKLLVDYSCYLANF; via the coding sequence ATGGAAACGTTCAGAATGCGGCTTCGCTTCCTTTCCAACCCCCGTATCAGTGGGATTATCCTGCCAGCTACTCTCTTCCAACAGCTCCAGCTACGGCAACGCCAAAAAATTAAAGTCTTACTGGGTAAAAAGGAAGTAGTCGCAACTGTCTTACAAGATAAACGCAATCCGGATGCGAACGTCATGAAAGTGACGACGCTCTTGCAAACGGAGCTGGGCATTCCTCATCCTGGCTTGATCCAGCTCAAACTAGAGGGCTCCGCACTCCGGATCGGTCCTTCCATCGGGATCGTTACAACTGGCATCAGACGCGATCCCAAGCAGCCAATCGGCTCACGCACCTCGTTTTTTTACAATCTGTTACAAGCGCAAGAAGGGAAAGGCGTCTTCTACTATATATTTTCCCCAACCGATGTGGACTGGGAGTCCAATACGGTCAAAGCGTGGTTTTTGCGCAGAAGTAAGTCTGGCGGCTACTTTTGGAAAAAACACGTTACCGCCATGCCCGATGTCGTCTATGATCGTATTCCCTCTCGTTCAGCAGAAAAACATGAAGCCGTTCAGGAATTCAAGTATCGACTCGCCAGTTACCCCAATTTACCGATGTTCAATCAGGGCTTTTTTAACAAATGGGGCGTGCACCAGCTGCTGTACCCGAATCCAGAAGTGAATGAGCATATCCCGGAGACTTACACCTCTCCTTCTCTTACAACGGTTCGAAACTTGCTGCGTAAATACCCTATCGTTTATTTGAAGCCCAAAAATGGAAGTCTCGGGTACGGTATTGTCAAAGTTGTTCGCCAGGCAGGCGGTGGCTTTACTGCCTCCTATCATACAAGCAGCGGCAATGTAAAAAGACAATTCTCCAAGCTGTCCAGCCTTTATCAGCATGTCTTCCGCAGTCGTCGCGTCAGTGCGTATCTGGCACAACAGGGCATTTCGCTCATGACATTCCATGGACGTCCGTTTGATTTCCGTGTTCACTTGCATAAAAATCAGCAAAACGAGTGGGTCGTCTCTTGCACGGCTGCCAAGGTTGCCGGTTCTGGCAGCGTAACTACCCACGTACGCACAGGTGGTACTGTCATTCCCGGCGATGACCTGTTGCAGCATCTGTTTGGCAGACAAAAAGCCCTCATGACCCAGCGCGTTTCCGACGCGTCGATCCGACTCGCTACCGCGATTGAACTGGCAAAAGGAATTGATCTAGGAGAATTGGGGCTGGACATGGGAATTGATACGCAAGGCCATGTCTGGATGTTCGAAGCGAATTCCAAGCCCGGCCGTTCCATATTCAAGCACGCCCGACTCAAGCAGGCTGATCACGAATCCCGCAAGCTGCTCGTCGATTATAGCTGTTACTTGGCCAATTTCTAG